The Burkholderia pyrrocinia genome includes a region encoding these proteins:
- a CDS encoding LysR substrate-binding domain-containing protein has product MSMRLDGSILGALLCFETAGRLLSFTKTAHAFNLTQSAVSQQIRHLEDRLGYPLFVRQARGLKLTGKGGILLGTMSGAFGDINRTLQALGMSDAPLQVSCLPSLALQWLMPRLSEFHRQLPSVSVRVKAEFQVLDRQAMDTDDIDVAVRYDPGQYSRLHADVILDETLFPVATPAYLAQHPSFASGESLDGVVLLHDAAPWVGAPEFVEWRTWLEEVSPAWITHLDGPQFNFSSLAITAALNHQGVAMGRAALVHDEIASGRLVDVFGTHVRAPARYMLLSRNPDDPRTAAFSGWLKAECARFDEARSRLLSNVGRHK; this is encoded by the coding sequence ATATCTATGCGACTGGACGGTTCGATCCTTGGTGCGTTGCTCTGCTTTGAAACCGCCGGCCGGTTGCTGAGCTTCACGAAAACGGCCCACGCGTTCAACCTGACGCAAAGCGCAGTGAGCCAGCAGATTCGGCACCTGGAGGACCGGCTGGGTTATCCGCTGTTCGTGCGTCAGGCGCGCGGGCTGAAGTTGACCGGGAAGGGCGGGATCCTGCTCGGGACGATGTCGGGCGCGTTCGGCGACATCAATCGCACGCTTCAGGCGCTCGGCATGTCGGATGCGCCGCTGCAGGTCAGTTGTCTGCCGTCGCTTGCGCTGCAATGGCTGATGCCGCGCCTGTCCGAATTTCACCGGCAACTGCCGAGCGTGTCGGTCCGCGTGAAAGCCGAGTTTCAGGTGCTGGACCGCCAGGCCATGGATACCGACGACATCGACGTGGCGGTGCGCTACGACCCGGGGCAATACAGTCGGCTGCATGCCGATGTCATCCTCGACGAAACCCTGTTTCCGGTCGCCACGCCTGCATATCTGGCGCAGCATCCGTCCTTCGCCAGCGGGGAATCGCTGGACGGCGTCGTGTTGTTGCACGATGCCGCGCCGTGGGTCGGCGCGCCCGAGTTCGTGGAGTGGCGCACGTGGCTGGAAGAAGTTAGTCCGGCGTGGATCACGCATCTGGACGGGCCCCAGTTCAATTTCTCCAGCCTTGCGATCACGGCGGCGTTGAACCATCAGGGTGTCGCGATGGGGCGCGCGGCGCTGGTGCATGACGAGATTGCGAGCGGACGGCTTGTCGACGTCTTCGGAACGCACGTGCGTGCGCCGGCACGCTACATGCTGCTTTCCCGCAACCCGGACGATCCTCGTACCGCGGCCTTTTCGGGCTGGCTCAAGGCGGAGTGCGCGCGCTTCGATGAAGCTCGGTCGCGCTTGCTTTCGAACGTGGGCCGGCACAAGTGA
- a CDS encoding LysE family translocator — MPAMPTLFAFGLVSLGMVLTPGPNMIYLVSRSICQGLGAGLVSLGGVALGFVFYMVCAALGITALLLTVPYAYDALRFSGALYLSYLAWQALKPGGRSAFQVRQLPHDSRVRLFTMGFVTNLANPKIAVMYLSLLPQFISPGHGSVLAQSLALGCVQIAVSVSVNALIACMAGSIAGFLAGRPVWASVQRWLMGTVLAGLAVRIALESRS, encoded by the coding sequence GTGCCGGCCATGCCTACCCTGTTTGCTTTCGGACTCGTGTCGCTCGGCATGGTGCTGACGCCCGGACCGAACATGATCTACCTGGTTTCGCGTTCGATCTGCCAGGGCCTCGGTGCCGGGCTGGTGTCGCTCGGCGGCGTCGCGCTGGGGTTCGTTTTCTACATGGTCTGCGCGGCGCTGGGCATCACCGCGCTATTGTTGACCGTGCCATATGCGTACGACGCGTTGCGCTTTTCCGGTGCGCTGTATCTGTCGTACCTTGCGTGGCAGGCGCTCAAGCCGGGCGGTCGCTCGGCATTTCAGGTCCGGCAGTTGCCGCACGACAGCCGCGTCAGGCTCTTCACGATGGGTTTCGTCACGAACCTCGCGAATCCGAAGATCGCGGTGATGTATCTGTCGCTGCTGCCGCAGTTCATTTCGCCGGGACACGGCAGCGTGCTCGCGCAATCGCTGGCGCTCGGCTGCGTGCAGATCGCGGTGAGCGTCAGCGTCAACGCGCTGATTGCCTGCATGGCCGGTTCCATCGCGGGTTTTCTCGCGGGCCGGCCGGTCTGGGCGTCGGTCCAGCGCTGGTTGATGGGGACGGTGCTGGCCGGACTGGCCGTGCGTATCGCGCTGGAATCGCGCAGCTAG
- a CDS encoding sulfite exporter TauE/SafE family protein, which yields MMHFNLTEGVLVSSLQGLTPFDLAGIAVALLLGGMAKGITGIGVPLIAMPILSQFLPIRHAVLLLSMPIILGNIPQALEGGQVLATARKIAAPIAGTVIGNIVGVAILLSLNPGHAQAASGALLIVAATLMLAAPKLNLPHAWQKPVGFALGFGAALMESIASVPGPLLATYLISSGATGRVFTKQIAIILVVSIVTLITTFSGTAHASAADLAISAAASLPAIAGMWLVRPLRDKMSPRIFRMVVLLFVLVAASQMIWKSGVFRHGESHVPRTDIGHAATK from the coding sequence ATGATGCATTTCAATCTGACTGAAGGTGTGCTGGTCTCCAGCCTGCAGGGGCTCACCCCGTTCGATCTGGCCGGCATCGCCGTCGCGCTGCTGCTGGGCGGCATGGCCAAGGGGATCACGGGCATTGGCGTACCGCTGATCGCGATGCCGATACTCAGCCAGTTCCTGCCGATCCGGCACGCGGTGCTCCTGCTGTCGATGCCGATCATCCTCGGCAATATTCCGCAGGCGCTGGAAGGCGGCCAGGTGCTGGCGACGGCACGGAAGATCGCCGCGCCGATCGCGGGCACCGTGATCGGCAATATCGTCGGTGTGGCGATCCTGCTCTCCCTCAATCCGGGTCATGCACAGGCGGCATCCGGCGCACTGCTGATCGTTGCCGCGACGCTGATGCTCGCCGCGCCGAAGCTCAACCTGCCGCACGCATGGCAGAAGCCCGTCGGTTTCGCGCTCGGATTCGGCGCGGCGCTGATGGAAAGCATCGCGTCGGTTCCGGGCCCGCTGCTTGCCACCTACCTGATTTCGTCGGGCGCGACCGGACGCGTATTCACGAAGCAGATCGCGATCATCCTGGTGGTGTCGATCGTCACGCTGATCACGACGTTCAGCGGCACCGCACACGCCAGCGCCGCCGACCTGGCGATCTCGGCGGCAGCCAGCCTGCCGGCCATTGCCGGCATGTGGCTCGTTCGCCCGCTGCGCGACAAGATGTCGCCCAGGATCTTCAGGATGGTCGTCCTGCTGTTCGTGCTCGTCGCGGCATCGCAGATGATCTGGAAATCGGGCGTGTTCAGGCACGGCGAATCGCACGTGCCCCGGACGGACATCGGGCACGCAGCCACGAAGTAA
- a CDS encoding RNA polymerase sigma factor, translating into MSREPDVVDTDLADAVCDAGRVAHGAVERSAWRRPVMTRRMQGEHDDELQPGGGHTCRHTAAHTRLAAEQAALSDRGDRDPDAELVARVGARDSSAVRVLVARKLPRLLALATRMLGDRNEAEDVAQETFLRIWNQAPRWREGEARFDTWLHRVVLNLCYDRLRGRREEPVDTLPDVPDTQPEPAAQAELRSRDARVRQALAALPPRQREALVLQYYQDMSNVEAANLMGITVDALESLLARARRNLRAQLAGDPPSEDKR; encoded by the coding sequence ATGTCGCGCGAACCGGATGTCGTTGATACGGACCTGGCCGACGCCGTATGCGACGCCGGGCGCGTTGCGCACGGCGCCGTCGAACGGTCGGCGTGGCGCCGTCCGGTGATGACCCGACGCATGCAAGGAGAGCACGACGATGAGCTTCAGCCGGGCGGCGGGCACACCTGCCGACACACCGCGGCGCACACGCGCCTCGCTGCGGAGCAGGCGGCGTTGAGCGATCGCGGCGACCGCGATCCGGACGCGGAACTCGTTGCGCGCGTCGGCGCGCGCGACTCGTCGGCGGTGCGCGTGCTCGTCGCGCGCAAGCTGCCGCGGCTGCTCGCATTGGCGACGCGCATGCTCGGCGACCGGAACGAAGCCGAGGACGTCGCGCAGGAGACGTTCTTGCGAATCTGGAACCAGGCGCCGCGCTGGCGCGAAGGCGAGGCGCGCTTCGACACGTGGCTGCATCGCGTCGTGCTGAACCTGTGCTACGACCGGCTGCGCGGCCGGCGCGAGGAGCCCGTCGATACGTTGCCCGACGTGCCGGACACGCAGCCGGAGCCGGCCGCGCAAGCGGAACTGCGCTCGCGCGATGCGCGCGTGCGGCAGGCGCTTGCCGCGTTGCCGCCCCGGCAGCGGGAAGCGCTCGTGCTCCAGTACTATCAGGACATGTCGAATGTGGAAGCGGCCAACCTGATGGGCATCACCGTCGATGCGCTGGAAAGCCTGCTCGCGCGGGCGCGGCGCAACCTGCGCGCGCAACTGGCCGGCGACCCACCTAGCGAGGACAAGCGATGA
- a CDS encoding periplasmic heavy metal sensor, with the protein MSERGWKFILVGSVVLNVFMLGAIGGGAYQWFSTHGDLHAAGAPAQRTALRFAADELPDARQREFAAALKAARKDGRDFAREGRDGRITVLDLLAAPQLDRAAIDAALDRTRAADTAMRAQVERSVVDFAATLTPEERAKFVDGLQHSGNWRLPPKLQKKPDAPASQ; encoded by the coding sequence ATGAGTGAACGCGGCTGGAAATTCATCCTCGTTGGCTCGGTCGTGCTGAACGTGTTCATGCTCGGCGCGATCGGCGGCGGCGCGTATCAGTGGTTCTCGACGCATGGCGACCTGCACGCGGCGGGCGCGCCCGCGCAGCGCACCGCGTTGCGTTTCGCGGCGGACGAATTGCCCGATGCGCGCCAGCGCGAGTTTGCCGCCGCGCTGAAGGCGGCGCGCAAGGACGGCCGCGATTTTGCGCGGGAAGGGCGTGACGGCCGGATCACCGTGCTGGACCTGCTTGCCGCGCCGCAACTCGATCGCGCGGCGATCGACGCCGCGCTCGACCGTACGCGCGCGGCCGACACGGCGATGCGTGCGCAGGTCGAGCGCAGCGTCGTCGATTTCGCGGCGACGCTGACGCCCGAAGAGCGCGCGAAGTTCGTCGACGGATTGCAGCACAGCGGCAACTGGCGTTTGCCGCCGAAGCTGCAGAAGAAGCCGGACGCGCCGGCGAGCCAGTAA
- a CDS encoding YXWGXW repeat-containing protein, translating into MKLSVLLRFAAGCVAALAASAAFAQAVIVAPYAPPAPRVEVMPAPRAGYVWDQGHWHWRQGRYVWIPGHWQVVRVGYHWVPGHWAARGPAWRWVPGHWA; encoded by the coding sequence ATGAAACTTTCTGTTCTATTGCGGTTTGCCGCCGGATGCGTGGCCGCGCTGGCGGCGTCCGCCGCATTCGCGCAGGCCGTCATCGTCGCGCCTTACGCGCCGCCGGCGCCGCGCGTCGAAGTGATGCCGGCGCCGCGCGCGGGCTATGTGTGGGACCAGGGCCACTGGCACTGGCGGCAGGGCCGCTACGTATGGATCCCGGGGCACTGGCAAGTGGTTCGCGTCGGTTACCACTGGGTGCCCGGGCACTGGGCCGCGCGCGGCCCGGCCTGGCGCTGGGTGCCGGGCCACTGGGCCTGA
- a CDS encoding LysR family transcriptional regulator, translated as MTLAQLQALAAVVELGSLTAAADRLSRSQSAISHALTELEDITQVKLLWRDRQPVVLTAAGERLWPYVQNVVREAQMLRQQFSLSRGKLEGKLVVASLPSVSLAFVVPALEALKERHQGVSAVLLEGTDSEVEGWIDDGTADVGVVAGTKTFANNLPLLDEDFVAVAADGMFDGRKRVSAKQLSAAPFIFSKAGCGPVIADYFARGGAPLRAAFNVVEMRTILSMAEAGMGVSIVPRITLTYTPFGGRVLELSPRLHRSVRLSWNAAGNAITDEFVRLVDAQRAKAAKAIQARAKKGR; from the coding sequence ATGACGCTTGCCCAGTTGCAGGCACTGGCTGCCGTAGTCGAACTCGGCTCGCTCACGGCCGCGGCCGACCGGCTCAGCCGCAGTCAATCCGCGATCAGTCATGCGTTGACCGAACTGGAGGACATCACCCAGGTCAAGCTGCTCTGGCGTGACCGGCAACCGGTCGTCTTGACGGCGGCGGGCGAACGCCTGTGGCCGTATGTCCAGAACGTGGTCCGGGAAGCGCAGATGCTGCGCCAGCAGTTCAGCCTGTCGCGCGGCAAGCTCGAAGGGAAACTGGTGGTCGCGTCGCTGCCGAGCGTATCGCTGGCGTTCGTCGTCCCCGCGCTCGAGGCGTTGAAGGAGCGCCACCAGGGCGTGTCGGCAGTGCTGCTCGAAGGCACGGACAGCGAAGTCGAAGGGTGGATCGACGATGGTACCGCCGACGTCGGCGTGGTGGCGGGCACGAAGACGTTCGCGAACAATCTGCCGCTGCTCGACGAGGATTTTGTCGCGGTGGCGGCGGACGGCATGTTCGACGGCCGCAAGCGCGTGTCGGCAAAGCAATTGTCCGCTGCTCCGTTCATTTTTTCGAAGGCAGGGTGCGGGCCGGTGATCGCGGATTACTTCGCGCGTGGCGGCGCGCCGCTTCGGGCCGCGTTCAACGTGGTCGAGATGCGCACCATTCTTTCGATGGCGGAGGCCGGCATGGGCGTATCGATCGTTCCGCGCATCACGCTCACGTACACGCCGTTCGGCGGCCGCGTGCTGGAACTGTCGCCCAGGCTGCATCGTTCGGTGCGTTTGTCGTGGAACGCGGCCGGCAACGCGATCACCGACGAGTTTGTGAGGCTCGTCGACGCACAACGCGCCAAGGCAGCGAAGGCGATTCAGGCGCGCGCGAAAAAGGGCAGGTAA
- a CDS encoding D-serine ammonia-lyase — MQSRDPLLWLNPHAGSPLPQDAPSFDAIAMAEARLARCEPLMAELFPELAASAGKIESPLMPADNLQRALSHPADAHGAWFIKRDDALPVAGSIKARGGFHEVLALAESIAIEHGLLDPAGDRRILASTAARALFAGHTVIVGSTGNLGLSVGVMAAALGFESVVHMSTDAKPWKKARLRKRGVRVVEHDGDYAQAVAAGRSQARNQPRCHFVDDEGSLMLFLGYAASARHLAAQLAESGRSVDAAHPLFVHIPCGVGGAPGGITYGLKALFGEHVHCFFAEPVASPCMLVQLAAGHRQPVSVYDVGLDNRTEADGLAVAQASHLVSPLMASLLSGVFTVSDEQLYAQLLAVQHATGVELEPSAAAAVGGPGWLIRSAAGRDYVRRHALDMRRSTHVIWATGGSLVPPEEHRRFQSHAQALAGAAPGS, encoded by the coding sequence CTGCAATCCCGCGATCCGCTGCTGTGGCTGAATCCCCATGCCGGCAGCCCGTTGCCGCAGGACGCGCCATCGTTCGACGCCATTGCGATGGCGGAAGCGAGGCTGGCGCGATGCGAGCCGCTGATGGCCGAGCTGTTTCCCGAGCTCGCGGCCAGTGCGGGAAAAATCGAGTCGCCGCTGATGCCGGCGGATAACCTGCAGCGCGCGCTGTCGCACCCGGCCGACGCGCACGGCGCCTGGTTCATCAAGCGCGACGACGCATTGCCGGTCGCCGGTTCGATCAAGGCGCGCGGCGGCTTTCATGAAGTGCTGGCGCTCGCGGAGTCGATCGCGATCGAACACGGGTTGCTCGACCCTGCGGGAGACCGGCGGATTCTCGCGTCGACCGCCGCACGTGCGCTGTTTGCCGGGCACACCGTCATCGTGGGCAGCACCGGCAATCTCGGCCTGAGCGTCGGTGTGATGGCCGCCGCGCTGGGCTTCGAGTCGGTCGTTCACATGTCGACCGACGCGAAGCCCTGGAAGAAGGCACGCCTGAGAAAACGCGGCGTTCGCGTGGTCGAGCACGACGGCGACTATGCGCAGGCCGTCGCGGCCGGACGATCGCAGGCGCGCAATCAACCGCGCTGCCATTTCGTCGACGACGAAGGCTCGCTGATGCTGTTCCTGGGCTACGCCGCAAGCGCCCGACATCTCGCCGCGCAACTCGCCGAATCGGGCCGCAGCGTGGACGCGGCACATCCGCTCTTCGTCCATATTCCCTGCGGGGTCGGCGGCGCGCCCGGCGGCATCACGTATGGCCTCAAGGCGCTTTTCGGCGAGCACGTGCATTGCTTTTTTGCCGAGCCCGTCGCTTCGCCATGCATGCTGGTCCAGCTTGCCGCCGGTCACCGCCAGCCGGTGTCCGTCTACGACGTGGGGCTCGACAACCGGACCGAGGCCGACGGCCTGGCGGTCGCGCAGGCGTCGCATCTTGTCAGCCCGCTGATGGCGTCGCTGCTGTCGGGCGTCTTCACCGTCAGCGACGAGCAGCTCTACGCGCAGTTGCTCGCGGTTCAGCACGCCACGGGGGTGGAACTGGAGCCGTCGGCCGCCGCTGCCGTCGGCGGGCCTGGCTGGCTGATACGGTCGGCGGCGGGCCGGGATTACGTGCGTCGCCACGCACTCGACATGCGCCGGTCGACGCACGTCATCTGGGCGACGGGCGGCTCGCTGGTCCCGCCGGAAGAACACCGCCGCTTCCAGTCGCATGCGCAAGCGCTCGCCGGTGCCGCGCCCGGCTCGTGA
- a CDS encoding UvrD-helicase domain-containing protein codes for MNNFSQILITEAALDLMLIHNVKDEDGMPKVDVTVGIASAALGDTICGFFTASDTENSYSALIDIVALHTLLGEATGDRMDAYRRIARVVKGLKNPPIHLPRQWSEYHHKNLIAFFALPKSASDYRWIAEADGENRCIRFEDLSSRSSQVDLVDFRPKPWPAEFTTAIEKLAAIEVPSSNESTRRSVLAEEVDLQAIGSGSVVRNRTYEEWTTFLSESQKKVLDQQLNASVRIVGPAGSGKTLALCLRAVQIARNVDVQSTGKRVLIATHSWAMAERIDGVLAILNGGVAVEGITVFPLLSLLQMHAGNIGQQRIEVIGDDSTSGRIKAIDIIKDIVSAGRIEAKNVSKWIEDGLAAPENSKARLELLFNIYEEISGVLTASAVALDDPESVRSYLKGVREDWMPPFVAFADRVFVIGVYREFIRALVDRSSITTDQFVLDSIRVLETFTWRMRKETDGYDYILVDELQLFDSQERAALELLGRSRKGVPFVTAEDPSQGVFSSLHSSRGLLGGQTSVYLETVHRFDKKIFDLIRFIYQKFPLNSLPLKIDTAKSNDSDAPRLHLCEGDHKSVDLAVKLIEQLSSAGSSNNRICVATLGDVDEEICGRLDAKKIAATRLASFDDVEQLAYRKRSVIVAPWQFIGGTQFSHVIVVATGLQSAQTAFGRLRELTAVYLACSRATKSLNVVCAGYVPQVLRDAKENALIQQID; via the coding sequence ATGAATAATTTTTCCCAAATTTTGATTACCGAGGCCGCGCTGGACTTGATGCTAATACATAACGTCAAGGACGAAGACGGTATGCCAAAGGTCGACGTGACCGTAGGGATCGCTTCCGCTGCGCTCGGAGATACTATTTGCGGCTTTTTCACTGCGTCCGACACTGAGAATTCATATTCGGCGCTGATCGATATAGTCGCCCTGCATACGCTTTTGGGCGAAGCGACTGGCGACCGCATGGACGCTTACAGACGAATCGCGCGTGTTGTTAAGGGGTTGAAGAATCCGCCCATTCATTTGCCGCGCCAATGGTCCGAGTATCATCACAAGAACCTCATTGCATTTTTTGCGCTGCCCAAAAGCGCGTCTGACTACCGATGGATCGCGGAAGCGGACGGAGAAAACCGCTGCATCAGATTCGAAGATCTGAGTTCTCGATCTTCGCAGGTGGACTTAGTGGATTTTCGCCCGAAACCATGGCCTGCTGAATTTACCACTGCCATCGAGAAACTTGCTGCCATCGAAGTGCCCTCCTCCAACGAAAGCACGAGGCGGAGCGTTCTGGCGGAGGAAGTGGACCTTCAAGCGATCGGAAGCGGATCCGTAGTGAGGAACCGTACGTATGAAGAATGGACGACGTTCCTCTCAGAATCACAGAAAAAGGTTCTCGATCAGCAGCTTAATGCGTCGGTTCGAATTGTTGGACCGGCAGGGTCAGGTAAAACGCTCGCGCTCTGCCTGCGTGCTGTACAAATTGCACGTAACGTGGATGTGCAGTCGACGGGAAAGCGAGTCCTCATCGCGACTCACAGTTGGGCGATGGCCGAACGCATCGATGGTGTGCTCGCCATTCTCAACGGTGGAGTCGCAGTCGAAGGGATAACGGTATTTCCGCTGCTCTCGTTGCTACAGATGCATGCAGGAAATATCGGTCAACAGCGAATTGAGGTAATCGGAGATGACTCGACAAGCGGGCGAATAAAGGCAATAGACATTATAAAGGACATCGTTTCTGCGGGGCGTATCGAGGCAAAGAATGTCTCAAAGTGGATTGAGGATGGATTGGCTGCGCCGGAAAACAGTAAGGCAAGATTGGAGTTGTTGTTTAATATCTACGAAGAGATCTCTGGCGTGCTGACTGCCTCGGCGGTTGCTCTCGACGACCCGGAATCGGTTCGTAGCTACTTGAAGGGCGTACGCGAAGATTGGATGCCGCCGTTTGTTGCTTTCGCAGATAGAGTTTTTGTAATTGGAGTATATAGAGAGTTTATTCGTGCCCTTGTAGATCGCTCTTCCATAACGACAGATCAGTTCGTTTTGGATTCGATCAGAGTTCTTGAGACCTTCACGTGGAGGATGCGAAAGGAAACGGATGGGTACGACTACATCTTGGTGGATGAGCTTCAATTATTCGATTCGCAAGAGCGCGCGGCATTGGAGCTTTTGGGGCGATCACGAAAAGGCGTTCCATTTGTAACGGCGGAAGATCCGTCGCAGGGGGTTTTCTCCAGCCTCCATTCCAGTCGCGGTTTGCTAGGAGGTCAAACTTCTGTTTATCTGGAGACTGTGCATCGATTCGATAAAAAGATATTTGATTTAATAAGATTTATTTATCAAAAATTTCCACTCAATTCATTGCCGTTAAAGATTGACACAGCAAAATCGAACGACTCTGATGCCCCGCGGTTGCATCTATGTGAGGGTGACCATAAATCAGTGGATTTGGCAGTCAAGCTGATTGAACAACTGTCGAGTGCCGGTTCCTCAAACAATCGAATTTGTGTGGCAACGCTTGGTGATGTGGACGAAGAGATTTGCGGTCGCCTAGACGCTAAAAAGATAGCGGCCACGCGTTTGGCAAGTTTTGATGACGTCGAGCAACTTGCCTATCGCAAGCGCTCTGTGATTGTTGCACCATGGCAGTTCATCGGAGGGACGCAATTTAGTCACGTCATCGTCGTTGCGACGGGCCTTCAGTCCGCACAGACGGCTTTCGGAAGGCTGAGGGAGCTAACGGCGGTCTATCTCGCGTGTAGCCGCGCAACAAAGTCCCTTAACGTCGTGTGCGCAGGCTATGTGCCTCAAGTCCTCCGAGACGCGAAGGAGAACGCCTTGATCCAGCAAATTGACTAG
- a CDS encoding purple acid phosphatase family protein, with the protein MSNQDNLPDLPNEPAASVSRRGFLKLAGVSGLATAAGGLAAARAAASNPDGTPEQVHLTWGNDPTSEVVISWASLAPAVNPRARIVADGEPPRTVHGVQRLYTDGLNGETVFAYHAHVHGLKPNTHYRYELTADNDSNAAQPFSANFSTAPRGRAPFRFTSYGDLATPNGAWVLSSPQSRFAVQAVEQFQPLFHLLNGDLCYANLNPAHQPEVWRDFGNNNQTSAANRPWMPCPGNHEIEFNNGPQGLDSYLARYTLPENGTHFPGRWYSFRVSSVLFVSLDADDVVYQDAAAFVGGPAPLVPAASTGRPPIEPGTSFYVRGYSNGEQTRWLEHTLRHAAHDDDIDWIVVQMHQDALSSSKTGNGSDKGIREAWLPLFDRYGVDLVLCGHDHDYERSYPVRGCNHRAGVDASTGETVETLQPRPVGSNDPDRMKFDTSHGTIHLILGGGGTSAPLDVYGENPATGYARAKVFTKPNRPVPGTAPNTFVRQPADALEDAIWSARRDTGTGYGIAVFDHDPGKPGGHTTITMRYYHAPGADQHPTAEYELFETIELSKQRHAR; encoded by the coding sequence ATGTCGAACCAGGACAATCTCCCTGACCTGCCGAACGAGCCCGCCGCGTCCGTATCGCGTCGCGGCTTCCTGAAACTCGCCGGCGTGTCCGGCCTCGCCACCGCCGCCGGCGGCCTCGCGGCCGCCCGGGCCGCCGCGTCGAATCCGGACGGCACGCCCGAACAGGTCCACCTGACGTGGGGCAACGACCCGACGTCCGAGGTCGTGATCTCGTGGGCATCGCTCGCGCCGGCCGTCAATCCGCGCGCACGCATCGTCGCCGACGGCGAGCCGCCGCGCACCGTGCACGGCGTACAGCGCCTGTACACGGACGGCCTGAACGGCGAGACCGTGTTCGCCTACCACGCGCACGTGCACGGGCTGAAGCCGAATACGCACTATCGCTACGAACTCACGGCCGACAACGACAGCAACGCCGCGCAACCGTTCTCCGCGAATTTCTCGACCGCGCCGCGCGGCCGTGCGCCGTTCCGCTTCACCAGCTACGGCGATCTCGCGACGCCGAACGGCGCATGGGTGCTGTCGTCGCCGCAGAGCCGCTTTGCGGTGCAGGCCGTCGAGCAGTTCCAGCCGCTGTTCCACCTGCTGAACGGCGACCTCTGCTACGCGAACCTGAACCCCGCGCACCAGCCCGAGGTGTGGCGCGACTTCGGCAACAACAACCAGACGTCGGCCGCGAATCGTCCGTGGATGCCATGCCCCGGCAATCACGAGATCGAGTTCAACAACGGCCCGCAGGGGCTCGACTCGTATCTCGCGCGCTATACGCTGCCGGAGAACGGCACGCATTTCCCGGGCCGCTGGTACAGCTTCCGCGTGAGCTCGGTGCTGTTCGTGTCGCTCGACGCCGACGACGTCGTGTACCAGGACGCCGCCGCGTTCGTCGGCGGCCCCGCTCCGCTCGTGCCGGCCGCGAGCACCGGCCGCCCGCCGATCGAACCCGGCACGTCGTTCTACGTGCGCGGCTACAGCAACGGCGAGCAGACGCGCTGGCTCGAACACACGCTGCGTCACGCCGCACATGACGACGACATCGACTGGATCGTCGTGCAGATGCACCAGGACGCGCTCAGTTCGTCGAAGACGGGCAACGGTTCCGATAAAGGCATCCGCGAGGCATGGCTGCCGCTGTTCGACCGGTACGGTGTCGACCTCGTGCTGTGCGGCCACGATCACGACTACGAGCGCAGCTACCCGGTGCGCGGCTGCAATCACCGCGCGGGCGTCGACGCGTCGACCGGCGAAACCGTCGAGACGCTGCAGCCGCGTCCGGTCGGATCGAACGACCCGGACCGCATGAAGTTCGACACGAGCCACGGCACGATCCACCTGATCCTCGGCGGCGGCGGCACCAGCGCGCCGCTCGACGTGTACGGCGAGAATCCGGCGACCGGCTATGCGCGGGCGAAGGTGTTCACGAAGCCGAACCGGCCGGTGCCGGGCACGGCGCCGAACACGTTCGTGCGCCAGCCGGCCGATGCGCTCGAGGATGCGATCTGGTCCGCGCGCCGCGATACGGGCACCGGGTACGGGATTGCCGTGTTCGACCACGACCCGGGCAAGCCGGGCGGTCACACGACGATCACGATGCGGTACTACCACGCGCCGGGCGCCGACCAGCACCCGACCGCAGAGTACGAACTGTTCGAGACGATTGAGCTGAGCAAGCAGCGGCACGCGCGCTGA